In Hymenobacter gelipurpurascens, one DNA window encodes the following:
- a CDS encoding uracil-DNA glycosylase family protein, which produces MAYHPSDDAPMFANRLLRFLTEFPVPQTLPEEVVAYSPYQDPTPRELFTQFAQRYYTGNQPRVALLGINPGRLGNGRTGVAFTDPVALAAWGIENELPQRREPSSEFVQAVIVAMGGPAAFYEHFFLGSLYPLVLLRNGLNYNFYDSPAVTAALWPRIRSGMQQQVQEVGLARHAAICLGQRNGKYFQKLNDELQLFDHIHVLDHPRYLMQYKRRALADNVAHYVQVLESVKR; this is translated from the coding sequence GTGGCCTACCATCCTTCTGATGACGCACCTATGTTTGCCAACCGTCTGCTTCGCTTTCTCACGGAATTTCCTGTTCCCCAGACTCTGCCGGAGGAGGTAGTGGCCTACAGCCCCTATCAGGACCCGACGCCGCGTGAGTTGTTCACGCAATTTGCGCAGCGCTACTACACCGGCAACCAGCCGCGTGTGGCTCTGCTGGGCATCAATCCGGGCCGCCTGGGCAATGGTCGGACGGGCGTAGCCTTCACCGATCCGGTGGCGCTGGCGGCCTGGGGAATTGAGAACGAGTTGCCGCAGCGGCGGGAACCTTCCAGTGAGTTTGTGCAGGCTGTAATAGTGGCAATGGGCGGGCCAGCCGCATTTTACGAACACTTTTTCCTAGGTTCCCTGTATCCGTTGGTGCTCCTGCGCAACGGCCTGAACTATAACTTCTACGATTCGCCGGCCGTGACGGCCGCGCTATGGCCAAGAATCAGGTCGGGAATGCAGCAACAGGTGCAGGAGGTGGGGTTGGCGCGGCACGCCGCCATTTGCCTGGGTCAGCGCAACGGCAAGTATTTCCAGAAGCTGAATGATGAGCTACAGCTATTCGACCACATTCATGTGCTGGACCATCCGCGCTACCTCATGCAGTACAAACGCCGCGCTCTAGCCGACAATGTTGCCCACTACGTGCAGGTGCTGGAATCAGTGAAGCGTTAA
- a CDS encoding putative porin has product MSDLPLTPHFRAVAPAYWSPLVRPLLLLVLLLGLWPAAQAQIVDDSTKNRYGAHTTFILRESNLMRGDTVGQIIDSTLTRLPQNRYWVHDSAFYQDLGNFGTASRHLLWEPNGQLGARLGRNAFDRYARDASNIPYYDTRSPYTFFRFNQGNPYEQIFELSYARSIKKAVNVGFAFERFGSNKILAVSNPRAGQVEHTNFLLFLRYQNKNDRYHLMTNFSTARHRAAEQGGIVVQPEDIRDDGSVNLKQSFDYGDEEVRLVGAINRDDRDRFRLAHTYRLIGRGLTAYHVADWSRQQNKYTDDQLLNTSTGLPRYDLRKHSTTITDDRADYRQFENTVGVMGNTPSVAYRLYGKVRNYKLESRVRKDDTDLGFTREELQYTQNDGPQLFLGGTAAFRYKQFAIEAAGEVKVPGKFKEIIQIDQTEYRFTGLARLGPLSGELLFTGYSPTLTQQRLEGNHFSWDNTTSATEFSNTQVQQARVLINQKLGNQYLQLVGTAANITGLVYYNEQAVPAQLDDERQVLSIMARHRFNVGHFFMDNQATYTKVTGGTIGLQIPELVGESRLYYQGYVFKKALLGQVGVQTYFQSRWQPYDYSPSTQQFFIQDHFTIRNTPIADAFVSADIKTLSIFFKMAYINQFLPQSGYFTTPYYTGLPRRLQFGIRWQFFN; this is encoded by the coding sequence TTGTCTGATTTACCTTTGACTCCGCACTTCCGGGCCGTTGCGCCCGCCTACTGGTCGCCGCTGGTGCGTCCGTTGCTGCTGCTTGTACTGCTGCTAGGCCTCTGGCCCGCGGCCCAGGCCCAGATCGTCGACGACTCCACGAAAAACCGCTACGGCGCGCACACCACGTTTATTCTGCGCGAGTCTAACCTGATGCGGGGCGATACGGTAGGCCAGATCATCGACAGTACTCTCACGCGGCTGCCCCAAAACCGCTATTGGGTGCATGATAGCGCCTTTTATCAGGACCTGGGCAACTTCGGTACCGCCTCCCGGCACTTGCTTTGGGAGCCAAACGGGCAGCTAGGTGCCCGCCTGGGCCGCAATGCGTTTGACCGCTATGCGCGCGATGCCTCCAATATTCCCTACTACGATACCCGCTCGCCCTACACATTCTTCCGCTTCAACCAGGGAAACCCTTACGAGCAGATTTTTGAGCTGTCGTATGCCCGCAGCATCAAGAAAGCAGTTAACGTAGGCTTTGCTTTTGAGCGATTTGGCTCGAACAAAATTCTGGCCGTCAGCAATCCGCGTGCTGGTCAGGTAGAGCATACCAACTTCCTGCTGTTTCTGCGCTACCAGAACAAGAACGACCGGTATCATCTGATGACCAACTTCTCCACGGCCCGCCACCGCGCCGCTGAGCAAGGCGGAATTGTGGTGCAGCCTGAAGATATTCGGGATGATGGGAGTGTTAATCTGAAGCAATCATTTGATTACGGAGATGAAGAAGTACGGCTGGTAGGTGCCATCAACCGCGATGATCGGGACCGTTTCCGGCTGGCCCATACCTACCGTCTGATCGGGCGCGGCCTCACGGCCTACCATGTAGCCGACTGGAGTCGCCAGCAGAACAAGTACACCGATGATCAGCTGCTGAACACCAGCACTGGCCTACCGCGCTACGACCTTCGCAAGCACAGCACTACCATTACGGACGACCGTGCCGATTACCGGCAATTTGAGAACACGGTAGGCGTGATGGGGAATACTCCTTCAGTGGCCTACCGTCTCTACGGAAAAGTCCGAAACTATAAACTGGAGTCCCGAGTTCGGAAAGACGATACAGATCTTGGCTTTACACGGGAGGAGTTGCAATACACCCAGAACGATGGCCCTCAGCTTTTCCTGGGCGGAACGGCAGCGTTCCGCTACAAGCAGTTTGCCATCGAGGCAGCTGGCGAAGTGAAAGTGCCAGGTAAGTTCAAAGAAATCATACAGATAGATCAGACAGAATACCGGTTTACAGGATTGGCCCGCTTAGGCCCTCTGTCCGGTGAACTGCTCTTCACCGGCTACTCGCCGACCCTTACTCAGCAGCGCCTCGAGGGAAACCATTTTAGCTGGGACAATACCACCAGCGCTACAGAATTTAGCAATACCCAAGTTCAGCAGGCACGTGTACTGATAAACCAGAAACTAGGTAATCAATACCTGCAACTAGTTGGTACAGCGGCAAATATTACCGGCCTGGTATACTACAATGAGCAAGCGGTGCCTGCCCAGCTAGATGATGAGCGCCAGGTGCTAAGTATTATGGCCCGGCATCGGTTCAACGTAGGCCACTTCTTTATGGATAATCAAGCTACCTATACTAAGGTGACGGGTGGCACCATAGGCCTGCAAATTCCAGAGCTGGTAGGAGAGTCGCGGCTATACTATCAAGGGTATGTGTTCAAGAAAGCCTTGTTAGGGCAGGTTGGCGTACAGACATACTTCCAGTCTCGCTGGCAGCCCTATGATTACAGCCCCAGCACGCAGCAGTTCTTTATTCAGGACCACTTTACTATCCGCAACACACCCATTGCCGATGCCTTCGTGAGTGCCGATATCAAGACGCTGAGCATCTTCTTCAAGATGGCCTACATCAACCAGTTCCTGCCGCAGTCGGGCTACTTTACTACGCCGTATTACACAGGCCTGCCGCGCCGGCTGCAGTTTGGTATTCGGTGGCAGTTTTTCAATTAA
- the lpxK gene encoding tetraacyldisaccharide 4'-kinase — translation MPSLLTLLLLPLSLLYAGVMAVRNLLYHTGLNPSVSFPEVPVLNVGNLRVGGTGKTPHVAFLLALLQQLGQHPAMLSRGYGRQTRGYRLATLTDTAATIGDEPLQQFRHFAGGIPVAVCEDRVAGIRQLLLDAPITSAIVLDDAYQHRRVQPAINILLTEQERPFTEDFVLPAGRLRESRVGAVRADLIIVTKCDELLSDARRQEFTRDIRRYARPTVPVLFSTYVYGEPVAVGAAARPLGPEVVLLTGIARPEPLVQYLTSAGYHVVHHTRFADHHAFTEAEIAAIAAQLQPQQSVFTTQKDAARLLDPALAPVVAQLPVFYLPIEVRFLADGQARLQELLMPYFQPHAVV, via the coding sequence GTGCCATCCTTGCTCACTCTGCTGTTATTGCCCCTGAGCTTGCTCTACGCCGGCGTGATGGCCGTGCGCAACCTGCTGTACCATACGGGGCTAAACCCATCGGTGAGCTTCCCGGAGGTGCCGGTGCTAAACGTGGGCAATTTGCGGGTAGGAGGCACTGGCAAAACGCCCCATGTAGCCTTTCTACTCGCGCTGCTTCAGCAGCTAGGCCAGCATCCGGCCATGCTAAGCCGCGGCTATGGTCGGCAGACGCGCGGTTACCGCTTGGCCACTTTAACTGACACGGCGGCTACGATCGGCGACGAACCACTGCAACAGTTTAGGCATTTTGCGGGAGGCATTCCGGTGGCGGTGTGCGAAGACCGGGTAGCCGGAATCCGACAGCTGCTGCTTGATGCGCCTATCACTTCCGCCATCGTGCTGGATGATGCCTACCAACACCGCCGCGTGCAGCCGGCCATCAATATCCTGCTGACGGAACAGGAGAGGCCCTTTACGGAAGACTTTGTGCTGCCCGCCGGCCGGTTGCGCGAAAGCAGGGTCGGAGCCGTGCGCGCCGACCTCATCATCGTAACGAAGTGCGACGAACTGCTTTCCGATGCCCGCCGGCAGGAGTTTACCCGCGACATCCGGCGCTACGCCCGGCCTACGGTGCCGGTGCTGTTCTCAACCTACGTGTACGGGGAGCCGGTTGCGGTAGGGGCCGCCGCTAGGCCACTTGGGCCGGAGGTGGTGCTGCTCACGGGCATTGCCCGGCCTGAGCCGCTGGTGCAGTACCTCACATCGGCCGGCTACCACGTAGTGCACCACACTCGCTTTGCCGACCACCATGCCTTCACGGAAGCCGAAATAGCTGCCATTGCTGCGCAATTACAACCCCAGCAAAGCGTTTTCACTACGCAGAAAGACGCGGCCCGCCTGCTTGATCCGGCATTGGCACCCGTTGTCGCGCAATTGCCCGTATTTTACCTCCCCATTGAGGTGAGGTTCCTCGCCGATGGCCAAGCCCGCCTGCAGGAACTCCTGATGCCCTACTTTCAGCCCCACGCTGTTGTCTGA
- the miaE gene encoding tRNA-(ms[2]io[6]A)-hydroxylase: METEGKEKTILKLKLNTDPRWVDIASKNIEDILVDHAYCEQKAASTGISLIVKYPEKTRLVDELTMLVAEEWAHFERVLLELRKRGHELGRPRRDEYVVQLMAHVRKGGARERQLMDQLLVSALIEARSCERFKLLWKHIPDPELSKFYYELMVSEAGHFVSYVDLAKEYCDPKVVEVRLQELLKIEGEIVTNLPVRDDRMH; the protein is encoded by the coding sequence ATGGAAACCGAAGGAAAAGAAAAGACCATCCTAAAGCTCAAGCTCAACACCGATCCGCGGTGGGTAGATATTGCCAGCAAGAACATCGAAGATATTCTGGTTGACCACGCTTACTGCGAGCAGAAGGCCGCCAGCACCGGAATCAGCCTCATCGTGAAATACCCCGAAAAAACCCGGCTGGTAGATGAGCTAACCATGCTGGTAGCGGAGGAGTGGGCCCACTTCGAGCGGGTGCTGCTGGAGCTGCGCAAGCGTGGCCACGAGCTGGGCCGCCCGCGCCGCGATGAGTACGTGGTGCAGCTAATGGCCCACGTACGCAAGGGCGGTGCCCGCGAGCGGCAGCTAATGGATCAGTTGCTGGTAAGTGCTTTGATAGAGGCTCGTAGCTGCGAAAGGTTCAAGCTTTTGTGGAAGCATATTCCTGACCCCGAGCTATCGAAATTCTACTACGAGTTGATGGTCTCGGAAGCGGGTCATTTCGTGAGCTACGTGGACTTGGCCAAGGAATACTGCGACCCAAAAGTGGTGGAAGTACGCCTGCAGGAGCTGCTGAAGATCGAAGGTGAAATCGTAACTAACCTGCCCGTCCGCGACGACCGGATGCATTAA